ACCGGAGTGCCCGTCCTGATGGACAACCCCCGCGAGGTCGGGGCTGACCGCATCATGAACGCCCTCGCCGCGCTGCGCCTCTACGGCGGCCCGGCGATCGTCGTCGACTTCGGCACCGCGACGACGTTCGACGTGGTGAGTGCTGCCGGACAGTACGTCGGCGGCGCCATCGCCCCGGGCATCGAGATCTCGCTCGAGGCACTGGGCAGACGGGGCGCGCAGCTGCGCAAGGTCGAGCTCGTGCGACCGCGCTCGGTGATAGCCAAGAACACCGTCGAGGCGCTGCAGTCGGGGATGCTCTTCGGCGTCGCGTCGCAGGTCGAGGGCATCGTGTCGCGGATGATCGCAGAGCTCGGCGTCGCCGCCGAAGCCGTGTCCATCATCGCCACCGGTCACCTAGCGCCGCTCGTGCAAGCCGAGTGCAGCTGCTTCACGGAGTACTCCCCGTGGTTGACCCTCCAGGGCCTGCGGCTTGTGTACGAACGCAACTCCTGACCGAGCCCTGTGGACAACGCCCGTCACCAACTGGCGATCCCGGGCAGCATGGTTGACGTCAGATCAACCACAACGACTGCGGGGGCGTCGTGTACGGAGAGCCGAGGAAGATCAGGGAAGTGGCCGAGCGCCTGGCGGCGCGGGCCGAGGAGCTGAGAGCGCAGGCGCGCGAGCTGCATGCGCGCAGCGAGACCGTCGCGTGGGTGTCGGTCGCGGCCGACCGGATGCGGCAGCGAGCCTGCGACCGGCGCGATGAGCTGCACGCCGTCGCCGATGCGTACGACGAGGCCGCCCAGCGGGTGCGGGCACACGCCGACCGGGTGCAACACCTGCTCGATCTCATCGCCGACATAGAGAAGCAGGTGCACGCGATCATCGCGGGGGCTCTCGAGCGGGCCAACGCCGCTGTCGACGCGGTGGTCGGCGGCATCAAGGCCGCGCTGTCGTCGGGTGACGAGGCAGACCGGGCCATCGCGAAGACCCCGACACCGCCACCCGGTCATCGCGACTGGCTCGACATGCCCGACCTCCTGCCCGGGATCCGCACGTGAGCGCCGGGCTGCGGGCGCCCGGGCTGCCGCGGCGGGTGCTGCTCCCGCTTGCCGAGCTGATCGCCGCTGCCCGGCTGGCCGGCGACGTACCCCTGCCACTTCGACTGGACGCCGCCCCGGCCCAGCTCGACGAGAGGCTGGGTGGGGTGGCTGCCTATGACGACGTACGACGAGCAGTCACGCGCGCCGACGACGAAGGTCCCGCCGGTCTCGCGGCCCTGGGTCTGCTCGATGACGGAAGGCTGGACTCCGAGGCCGCGTTGGCGTTGCGGGTGCTGGCCGGCGGTGCGCTGCTCATCCAGCTCGACCTGTCGGCCGTTCGGAGAGGAGGTGTCGTGCCACTCCGGTCGTGGTTCGCCGCGGGTCACGGTGTGGTCGCCCAGCTCTCGACGTCGGGTGGCCGTGACTACGAGCTGGCGTGGTTCGCTCCCGCGGTCTGGGTCTCGCAGTTCGTCCGCGCTGCCTGCCTGCCCGGTGTCGCGACCGGTCAGTCCGTGGCGCCGGCATCCGTGTCGCTGCCGAGCGAGCTGCTGGTGGCGGGGTGCGCGGCCGTGCGCGAGGGCCGCACCGACGTGCTTGACTCGCTGGCGGCCGACCACGGCACAGCAGGCGTCGCCGAAGTGCTCACGGCTCTCGAGACCACGTGTCGCGGCCGGCTGCGCGTGCTGATGCGTCGCCGCGACGTCGATCATAAGCCGGCGATCACCACTTGGCTGCTGCTCGACGACGGCTGGCGAGAGCTGCGGCCGGGTCCGGGGGCGACCGCGCAGCTGCGGCGCCGCGCGCCTCGCGACCTGGCGCTCTGGCTGGCCCCGTCGGTGGCCCGCGCGGCGGGAGTCGCCCGATGAGCGGGCATGTGCCCATCACGGTCACCGGGGGAGCGGGCGGGGTCGCCGCGTCGTACGACGACCTCCTGAGCCTCGGCCTGCTCTACCGCGCCCTGGGGGCCGAGCTGGCCGGAGCTGCGTGGCACGACAAGCTCGAGGCCGCTGACGGTGACCTGGTGCTGTCGTCGGTGCTCGCGCCACAGACCTTCGCGGCCGCGGAGTCGGCGATCCTGGCAGCGACCTACGGTCCGCACGGGCTCGTCTCCCGGGCGGCGCTCGTCGAGGCGCACAGTTTCGCGTTCGCGGCGGTTGTCGAGCTGTACCGCGCCGCCGACGCACTCCAGCACGCGGCGTACGAAGCGATGTCCTACGGCCTGGGCGTCACGATCGGCGCGGAGCTCGTGCCGATCGCGGTCACCGGCGGGCTGGCCTACCTCGTCGCGAGACGGGTCAGCCGGACGCTCGTGACCGACCTGGACGTCGTGGCCTGGGCGGAGGCCAACCCCGAGCTGGTGCAGGCCGTCGTCAACGGTGGCGGTGGGCTGCTCGACGGCCTCGCGCTCAACCCGGTGAGCGGTCCGCTCATGGGAGCGCTCGGGCTCGACGGCCTGCACCTGACCACCGGGTCGGCTGCCGACGACCTCGGCGAGCTGCTGTTCGGCGACTACGCCGGCACGGCGGTGCCCACGACGGTCGACGAGCCGTACGACGTGCCCGCGAGTGTCGAAGACCTGATCCGCGACCTGGCGGCGACGGCCGGTGAAGGTGACGGTGAGATCACCATCCAGCGGCTGACGGGTCCTGATGGTGAGACCCGATGGATCGTGCACCTGCCGGGCACCGACGACTTCGTCGACCAGCACGCCATTCGCAACCTGGGTTCCAACCTCAACCTCATCGCGGGCGACGACACGGCTTACGGGCAGGCCATTTCCCTGGCAATGAAGCAGGCCGGTGTGCAATCCGACGATCCGGTGCTGATGGTGGGCCACTCCCAGGGCGGAATGCAGGCCGCCGCGTTGAGCGCCGATCCCGACTTTCGATATCACGTGACCCACGTGGTGACCGCGGGCGCCCCGGTGGGCACGTTCGGCATTCCCGACAATGTCTCGGTGCTCTCGCTCGAGAACTCCGCCGACCTGGTGCCTTCTCTCGATGGCGAGGACAACCGCGCCAGTGCCCGTCACACCACTGTGCGTGCCGACGTGCGCACCGGCAACTTCGATGCCGGTGCGGGCAACCACGGGCTGGATCTGTATGCCGATCTGGCCGGCACGGTCGACGGCAGCGCCGATCCGTCCGTGCGCGCGGCGATCGCTGACCTGGAGCAGAGCGGATTCATCGGTTCGACGGATGCGGAGTCGCAGACCTTCGGCTATCGCACGGAGGTGGGAGACCTCGTCCGTCCGGCGGATATCGCCGATCGGTCCGGAAATGTCAAGACTGCGGCTTGAACTGACGCGGCAACTTGCAATTCCTCGAATTGACGGCAGGATATGCGCACGGGGAAAATTATCCGTGCTCGCTCGAATAGAGCGCACCAAATTTGAGGGAGTGCCATGTCGCAAAAGGTCAGCATCATCCTGGTCGATGACATCGATGGTGGGGATGCGAGCGAAACCGTGCAGTTCGGCCTCGACGGCGCGTCGTACGAGATCGACCTGAGTGAAAGCAACGCCAGCGCATTGCGCGACGCGCTCAGCGGTTATGTCGGCCATGCCCGCAAGGTCGGGTCCGGTCGCCGTACCCGTCGTGCCGGTGCGGCCAGCACCTCGGGCGTCAACGCCAAGGAGGTGCGTGCTTGGGCGCGTGCCAACAAGCGCAGCGTGCCCGACCGCGGCCGCATCCCGGCCGACGTGCGTGAGGCGTACGACGCCGCGCACTGACACCGCACCAGAGCGAGTTGTCACCTCGCCGTCACCCGTGCGACACAGCTGGCTCGAGCGCTGTTCTCGCGCGTTTGACACGTTGCATGCATCAATCTCTGGAAAGGCCACGCATGCGCGCGCCACTGAAGCATCTGTTCCTCCTCGTGTCCCTAGGTCTCACATTGGCCTCAGGCGCCGCAGCCGCAGCCGCAGCCTCGGCTGCGGTC
This is a stretch of genomic DNA from Nocardioides sp. InS609-2. It encodes these proteins:
- a CDS encoding type III pantothenate kinase, translated to MSLLAADIGNSYTVLGLLDGDEVACHWRVATDERRTSDEWAVLVRSLLADSDKLDAVSGIAVCATVPSVLHEWREMLGRHFADVPAVVVEPGVRTGVPVLMDNPREVGADRIMNALAALRLYGGPAIVVDFGTATTFDVVSAAGQYVGGAIAPGIEISLEALGRRGAQLRKVELVRPRSVIAKNTVEALQSGMLFGVASQVEGIVSRMIAELGVAAEAVSIIATGHLAPLVQAECSCFTEYSPWLTLQGLRLVYERNS
- a CDS encoding Lsr2 family protein; the encoded protein is MSQKVSIILVDDIDGGDASETVQFGLDGASYEIDLSESNASALRDALSGYVGHARKVGSGRRTRRAGAASTSGVNAKEVRAWARANKRSVPDRGRIPADVREAYDAAH